From one Ooceraea biroi isolate clonal line C1 chromosome 7, Obir_v5.4, whole genome shotgun sequence genomic stretch:
- the LOC105282344 gene encoding F-BAR domain only protein 2 isoform X3, with the protein MTVDFVDYFWGEKNNGFDVLYHNMKHGVIASKELAEFLREKSAIEENNYKLLSKVAKQASSSTQGTFAPVWAALRGAAEKLAVLHLQMAQRVTELIKDVSKYADELHKKHKAVKEEESSTLEVVQSIQSITVTLHKTKDTCMQKGLELEKLRKDNASPRELEKAEVKFKKSQDDYKALVDKYTAIRNDFEAKMTQACRRFQDVEETHLKHMKEFLNTYADVLQTNHEQVGQVHIDFKRQCVDMTVEKLLEQFVQSKYTGFEKPGVIEYEEVMMSLAEITGHSQPEGGTEAPKETSKGTNGETGVAGFLRSRREKRKEKKAKKKKDLVETSSNKEEKSDLEDKDDSRKSETPTPEVDEDGFCIRPKPDPWENEKGFYSSSDTDSEDERERKIRVEIKPLSNGGAPMSASVDELRATVENLSLSPAPTGRRGSNTDSDHHMKRSHTPSSASTPTGSHPYAPLQSPPPLSTSPTPSQPPPPQSAPPIHSHNTRFPDGDLFSEVGDITPALPPKQSASSTPTGSIVIPRPPSRRGEGPSPRGRMSPATISRADSVASLEFRTAGVGVGSSRGPSPLTIGLADTIPLAVAFHEIVHSYFRGTDETRCQVKLSGDMMLSFPAGIVAVLANNPNPAKLTFRVRNTNRLERLLPNSQLISMDATQTTVDSTIFEFNMSALTTLLRRQAEQNPSASYFNVDILKYQIKCKDGAGSCPFQLVAYWKCETTHTDLKIDYKYNSRAMASASPLLNLHVAAPIDGGFKSFNSKPSAQWLPETNRVLWKFTELSQHSEGNGVGSLKARVELERGPGSQGTIFTQFNCEGTTLSGVEFELIGSGYRLSLVKRKFVSGKYICDGDSDSRTRYAAPPSSAD; encoded by the exons ATGACCGTGGATTTTGTCGACTACTTTTGG GGTGAAAAGAACAATGGATTTGACGTGTTGTATCATAACATGAAGCATGGTGTAATTGCCAGCAAAGAATTGGCTGAATTTTTGCGAGAGAAATCAGCCATAGAAGAGAACAATTATAAGCTTCTTAGTAAGGTGGCAAAACAGGCGAGCAGCAGTACGCAGGGTACATTCGCACCTGTATGGGCCGCTCTGAGAGGCGCCGCTGAGAAACTCGCCGTTTTGCACTTGCAGATGGCCCAACGGGTCACCGAACTCATAAAAGATGTATCGAAATACGCGGACGAGCTACATAAAAAGCACAAGGCT gTGAAGGAAGAAGAGTCTTCTACTCTAGAAGTTGTACAGAGTATACAGAGCATTACGGTAACGTTGCACAAAACGAAAGACACGTGTATGCAAAAGGGTCTCGAATTAGAGAAATTGAGAAAGGACAATGCTAGTCCGAGGGAGCTGGAGAAAGCGGAagtaaaattcaaaaagtCACAGGATGATTACAAGGCGCTGGTGGACAAATACACGGCCATACGGAACGACTTTGAGGCGAAAATGACGCAAGCTTGCAGG CGATTCCAAGATGTGGAGGAGACGCATCTGAAACACATGAAGGAGTTTTTAAACACGTATGCCGACGTTTTGCAAACTAATCACGAACAAGTTGGCCAGGTACATATCGATTTCAAACGGCAATGCGTCGACATGACGGTGGAGAAATTATTAGAGCAATTCGTGCAGAGCAAGTACACGGGTTTCGAGAAGCCAG GTGTGATCGAATACGAGGAGGTAATGATGAGTTTGGCGGAGATCACCGGTCACTCTCAGCCTGAAGGCGGTACGGAGGCGCCCAAGGAAACGTCAAAGGGAACCAACGGCGAGACAGGCGTAGCCG GGTTTCTCCGCAgcaggagagagaaacgaaaggagaagaaggcgaagaagaagaaagaccTCGTGGAAACGAGCAGCAACAAAGAAGAAAAGTCTGACCT GGAAGACAAGGACGACAGCAGAAAGTCGGAAACGCCGACACCGGAGGTGGACGAGGATGGTTTTTGCATCAGACCAAAGCCGGATCCATGGGAGAACGAGAAGGGATTCTATTCGAGCTCGGACACGGATTCAGAGGATGAGAGGGAACGTAAAATTCGAGTGGAGATAAAGCCTCTCAGCAACGGTGGAGCGCCAATGAGCGCAAGTGTGGATGAATTGAGGGCGACGGtggaaaatttatctttatcacCTGCACCAACA GGACGTCGAGGATCGAATACCGATTCCGATCATCATATGAAAAGGTCTCA TACACCGTCGAGCGCGTCGACACCGACCGGCAGCCATCCTTACGCCCCGCTGCAGAGCCCGCCGCCACTTTCCACATCGCCAACTCCGTCGCAGCCACCGCCGCCACAGTCCGCGCCGCCTATCCACTCCCATAATACTCGGTTCCCAG ATGGGGATTTGTTTTCGGAAGTCGGAGACATCACGCCGGCATTACCGCCCAAACAATCCGCATCTTCGACACCAACGGGATCGATCGTCATACCCAGGCCACCGTCGCGCAGAGGAGAAGGTCCCTCGCCGCGCGGCAGAATGTCGCCCGCGACAATATCGCGCGCCGACAGCGTCGCTAGTCTAGAATTTCGCACGGCTGGCGTGGGCGTGGGCTCCTCGCGGGGACCGTCCCCGCTCACGATCGGTCTGGCCGACACTATTCCACTGGCAGTGGCGTTCCACGAGATAGTGCATTCCTATTTCCGCGGCACGGACGAGACTCGTTGCCAGGTGAAGCTCAGTGGCGACATGATGTTGTCCTTTCCGGCCGGTATCGTTGCGGTACTGGCCAACAACCCTAATCCCGCCAAGTTGACTTTCCGCGTGAGAAACACCAATCGGCTGGAGAGACTGTTACCCAACAGCCAGCTCATCAGCAT GGACGCGACGCAGACTACCGTCGACAGTACAATCTTCGAATTCAATATGAGTGCCTTAACTACGTTGCTACGGCGGCAAGCTGAACAGAATCCCTCGGCCTCGTATTTCAATGTGGATATCCTCAAGTATCAGATCAAGTGCAAGGATGGCGCTGGCTCCTGTCCCTTCCAATTGGTCGCGTATTGGAAGTGCGAGACGACCCATACTGATCTCAAG ATcgattataaatacaatagtCGCGCCATGGCTTCAGCGAGTCCTTTATTGAATCTCCACGTGGCAGCGCCCATCGACGGCGGGTTCAAGTCGTTCAACAGTAAACCATCGGCACAGTGGTTACCCGAAACAAATCGCGTACTGTGGAAATTTACAGAGTTGTCGCAGCACAGCGAAGGCAACGGAGTCGGGTCTCTGAAGGCGCGGGTCGAACTTGAGCGCGGCCCGGGCAGTCAGGGCACGATATTTACCCAATTCAATTGTGAGGGGACCACATTGTCGGGCGTCGAATTCGAGCTCATAGGCTCGGGATACAGGTTGAGCTTGGTCAAGCGAAAATTCGTGTCGG
- the LOC105282344 gene encoding F-BAR domain only protein 2 isoform X2: protein MTVDFVDYFWGEKNNGFDVLYHNMKHGVIASKELAEFLREKSAIEENNYKLLSKVAKQASSSTQGTFAPVWAALRGAAEKLAVLHLQMAQRVTELIKDVSKYADELHKKHKAVKEEESSTLEVVQSIQSITVTLHKTKDTCMQKGLELEKLRKDNASPRELEKAEVKFKKSQDDYKALVDKYTAIRNDFEAKMTQACRRFQDVEETHLKHMKEFLNTYADVLQTNHEQVGQVHIDFKRQCVDMTVEKLLEQFVQSKYTGFEKPGVIEYEEVMMSLAEITGHSQPEGGTEAPKETSKGTNGETGVAGFLRSRREKRKEKKAKKKKDLVETSSNKEEKEDKDDSRKSETPTPEVDEDGFCIRPKPDPWENEKGFYSSSDTDSEDERERKIRVEIKPLSNGGAPMSASVDELRATVENLSLSPAPTGRRGSNTDSDHHMKRSQSVSQQLGGKPSSDLLGLNLFNPSSTPSSASTPTGSHPYAPLQSPPPLSTSPTPSQPPPPQSAPPIHSHNTRFPDGDLFSEVGDITPALPPKQSASSTPTGSIVIPRPPSRRGEGPSPRGRMSPATISRADSVASLEFRTAGVGVGSSRGPSPLTIGLADTIPLAVAFHEIVHSYFRGTDETRCQVKLSGDMMLSFPAGIVAVLANNPNPAKLTFRVRNTNRLERLLPNSQLISMDATQTTVDSTIFEFNMSALTTLLRRQAEQNPSASYFNVDILKYQIKCKDGAGSCPFQLVAYWKCETTHTDLKIDYKYNSRAMASASPLLNLHVAAPIDGGFKSFNSKPSAQWLPETNRVLWKFTELSQHSEGNGVGSLKARVELERGPGSQGTIFTQFNCEGTTLSGVEFELIGSGYRLSLVKRKFVSGKYICDGDSDSRTRYAAPPSSAD from the exons ATGACCGTGGATTTTGTCGACTACTTTTGG GGTGAAAAGAACAATGGATTTGACGTGTTGTATCATAACATGAAGCATGGTGTAATTGCCAGCAAAGAATTGGCTGAATTTTTGCGAGAGAAATCAGCCATAGAAGAGAACAATTATAAGCTTCTTAGTAAGGTGGCAAAACAGGCGAGCAGCAGTACGCAGGGTACATTCGCACCTGTATGGGCCGCTCTGAGAGGCGCCGCTGAGAAACTCGCCGTTTTGCACTTGCAGATGGCCCAACGGGTCACCGAACTCATAAAAGATGTATCGAAATACGCGGACGAGCTACATAAAAAGCACAAGGCT gTGAAGGAAGAAGAGTCTTCTACTCTAGAAGTTGTACAGAGTATACAGAGCATTACGGTAACGTTGCACAAAACGAAAGACACGTGTATGCAAAAGGGTCTCGAATTAGAGAAATTGAGAAAGGACAATGCTAGTCCGAGGGAGCTGGAGAAAGCGGAagtaaaattcaaaaagtCACAGGATGATTACAAGGCGCTGGTGGACAAATACACGGCCATACGGAACGACTTTGAGGCGAAAATGACGCAAGCTTGCAGG CGATTCCAAGATGTGGAGGAGACGCATCTGAAACACATGAAGGAGTTTTTAAACACGTATGCCGACGTTTTGCAAACTAATCACGAACAAGTTGGCCAGGTACATATCGATTTCAAACGGCAATGCGTCGACATGACGGTGGAGAAATTATTAGAGCAATTCGTGCAGAGCAAGTACACGGGTTTCGAGAAGCCAG GTGTGATCGAATACGAGGAGGTAATGATGAGTTTGGCGGAGATCACCGGTCACTCTCAGCCTGAAGGCGGTACGGAGGCGCCCAAGGAAACGTCAAAGGGAACCAACGGCGAGACAGGCGTAGCCG GGTTTCTCCGCAgcaggagagagaaacgaaaggagaagaaggcgaagaagaagaaagaccTCGTGGAAACGAGCAGCAACAAAGAAGAAAA GGAAGACAAGGACGACAGCAGAAAGTCGGAAACGCCGACACCGGAGGTGGACGAGGATGGTTTTTGCATCAGACCAAAGCCGGATCCATGGGAGAACGAGAAGGGATTCTATTCGAGCTCGGACACGGATTCAGAGGATGAGAGGGAACGTAAAATTCGAGTGGAGATAAAGCCTCTCAGCAACGGTGGAGCGCCAATGAGCGCAAGTGTGGATGAATTGAGGGCGACGGtggaaaatttatctttatcacCTGCACCAACA GGACGTCGAGGATCGAATACCGATTCCGATCATCATATGAAAAGGTCTCAGTCAGTGTCACAGCAATTAGGAGGTAAGCCAAGCTCAGATTTACTTGGCCTAAACTTGTTCAATCCTAGCAGTACACCGTCGAGCGCGTCGACACCGACCGGCAGCCATCCTTACGCCCCGCTGCAGAGCCCGCCGCCACTTTCCACATCGCCAACTCCGTCGCAGCCACCGCCGCCACAGTCCGCGCCGCCTATCCACTCCCATAATACTCGGTTCCCAG ATGGGGATTTGTTTTCGGAAGTCGGAGACATCACGCCGGCATTACCGCCCAAACAATCCGCATCTTCGACACCAACGGGATCGATCGTCATACCCAGGCCACCGTCGCGCAGAGGAGAAGGTCCCTCGCCGCGCGGCAGAATGTCGCCCGCGACAATATCGCGCGCCGACAGCGTCGCTAGTCTAGAATTTCGCACGGCTGGCGTGGGCGTGGGCTCCTCGCGGGGACCGTCCCCGCTCACGATCGGTCTGGCCGACACTATTCCACTGGCAGTGGCGTTCCACGAGATAGTGCATTCCTATTTCCGCGGCACGGACGAGACTCGTTGCCAGGTGAAGCTCAGTGGCGACATGATGTTGTCCTTTCCGGCCGGTATCGTTGCGGTACTGGCCAACAACCCTAATCCCGCCAAGTTGACTTTCCGCGTGAGAAACACCAATCGGCTGGAGAGACTGTTACCCAACAGCCAGCTCATCAGCAT GGACGCGACGCAGACTACCGTCGACAGTACAATCTTCGAATTCAATATGAGTGCCTTAACTACGTTGCTACGGCGGCAAGCTGAACAGAATCCCTCGGCCTCGTATTTCAATGTGGATATCCTCAAGTATCAGATCAAGTGCAAGGATGGCGCTGGCTCCTGTCCCTTCCAATTGGTCGCGTATTGGAAGTGCGAGACGACCCATACTGATCTCAAG ATcgattataaatacaatagtCGCGCCATGGCTTCAGCGAGTCCTTTATTGAATCTCCACGTGGCAGCGCCCATCGACGGCGGGTTCAAGTCGTTCAACAGTAAACCATCGGCACAGTGGTTACCCGAAACAAATCGCGTACTGTGGAAATTTACAGAGTTGTCGCAGCACAGCGAAGGCAACGGAGTCGGGTCTCTGAAGGCGCGGGTCGAACTTGAGCGCGGCCCGGGCAGTCAGGGCACGATATTTACCCAATTCAATTGTGAGGGGACCACATTGTCGGGCGTCGAATTCGAGCTCATAGGCTCGGGATACAGGTTGAGCTTGGTCAAGCGAAAATTCGTGTCGG
- the LOC105282344 gene encoding F-BAR domain only protein 2 isoform X1 has translation MTVDFVDYFWGEKNNGFDVLYHNMKHGVIASKELAEFLREKSAIEENNYKLLSKVAKQASSSTQGTFAPVWAALRGAAEKLAVLHLQMAQRVTELIKDVSKYADELHKKHKAVKEEESSTLEVVQSIQSITVTLHKTKDTCMQKGLELEKLRKDNASPRELEKAEVKFKKSQDDYKALVDKYTAIRNDFEAKMTQACRRFQDVEETHLKHMKEFLNTYADVLQTNHEQVGQVHIDFKRQCVDMTVEKLLEQFVQSKYTGFEKPGVIEYEEVMMSLAEITGHSQPEGGTEAPKETSKGTNGETGVAGFLRSRREKRKEKKAKKKKDLVETSSNKEEKSDLEDKDDSRKSETPTPEVDEDGFCIRPKPDPWENEKGFYSSSDTDSEDERERKIRVEIKPLSNGGAPMSASVDELRATVENLSLSPAPTGRRGSNTDSDHHMKRSQSVSQQLGGKPSSDLLGLNLFNPSSTPSSASTPTGSHPYAPLQSPPPLSTSPTPSQPPPPQSAPPIHSHNTRFPDGDLFSEVGDITPALPPKQSASSTPTGSIVIPRPPSRRGEGPSPRGRMSPATISRADSVASLEFRTAGVGVGSSRGPSPLTIGLADTIPLAVAFHEIVHSYFRGTDETRCQVKLSGDMMLSFPAGIVAVLANNPNPAKLTFRVRNTNRLERLLPNSQLISMDATQTTVDSTIFEFNMSALTTLLRRQAEQNPSASYFNVDILKYQIKCKDGAGSCPFQLVAYWKCETTHTDLKIDYKYNSRAMASASPLLNLHVAAPIDGGFKSFNSKPSAQWLPETNRVLWKFTELSQHSEGNGVGSLKARVELERGPGSQGTIFTQFNCEGTTLSGVEFELIGSGYRLSLVKRKFVSGKYICDGDSDSRTRYAAPPSSAD, from the exons ATGACCGTGGATTTTGTCGACTACTTTTGG GGTGAAAAGAACAATGGATTTGACGTGTTGTATCATAACATGAAGCATGGTGTAATTGCCAGCAAAGAATTGGCTGAATTTTTGCGAGAGAAATCAGCCATAGAAGAGAACAATTATAAGCTTCTTAGTAAGGTGGCAAAACAGGCGAGCAGCAGTACGCAGGGTACATTCGCACCTGTATGGGCCGCTCTGAGAGGCGCCGCTGAGAAACTCGCCGTTTTGCACTTGCAGATGGCCCAACGGGTCACCGAACTCATAAAAGATGTATCGAAATACGCGGACGAGCTACATAAAAAGCACAAGGCT gTGAAGGAAGAAGAGTCTTCTACTCTAGAAGTTGTACAGAGTATACAGAGCATTACGGTAACGTTGCACAAAACGAAAGACACGTGTATGCAAAAGGGTCTCGAATTAGAGAAATTGAGAAAGGACAATGCTAGTCCGAGGGAGCTGGAGAAAGCGGAagtaaaattcaaaaagtCACAGGATGATTACAAGGCGCTGGTGGACAAATACACGGCCATACGGAACGACTTTGAGGCGAAAATGACGCAAGCTTGCAGG CGATTCCAAGATGTGGAGGAGACGCATCTGAAACACATGAAGGAGTTTTTAAACACGTATGCCGACGTTTTGCAAACTAATCACGAACAAGTTGGCCAGGTACATATCGATTTCAAACGGCAATGCGTCGACATGACGGTGGAGAAATTATTAGAGCAATTCGTGCAGAGCAAGTACACGGGTTTCGAGAAGCCAG GTGTGATCGAATACGAGGAGGTAATGATGAGTTTGGCGGAGATCACCGGTCACTCTCAGCCTGAAGGCGGTACGGAGGCGCCCAAGGAAACGTCAAAGGGAACCAACGGCGAGACAGGCGTAGCCG GGTTTCTCCGCAgcaggagagagaaacgaaaggagaagaaggcgaagaagaagaaagaccTCGTGGAAACGAGCAGCAACAAAGAAGAAAAGTCTGACCT GGAAGACAAGGACGACAGCAGAAAGTCGGAAACGCCGACACCGGAGGTGGACGAGGATGGTTTTTGCATCAGACCAAAGCCGGATCCATGGGAGAACGAGAAGGGATTCTATTCGAGCTCGGACACGGATTCAGAGGATGAGAGGGAACGTAAAATTCGAGTGGAGATAAAGCCTCTCAGCAACGGTGGAGCGCCAATGAGCGCAAGTGTGGATGAATTGAGGGCGACGGtggaaaatttatctttatcacCTGCACCAACA GGACGTCGAGGATCGAATACCGATTCCGATCATCATATGAAAAGGTCTCAGTCAGTGTCACAGCAATTAGGAGGTAAGCCAAGCTCAGATTTACTTGGCCTAAACTTGTTCAATCCTAGCAGTACACCGTCGAGCGCGTCGACACCGACCGGCAGCCATCCTTACGCCCCGCTGCAGAGCCCGCCGCCACTTTCCACATCGCCAACTCCGTCGCAGCCACCGCCGCCACAGTCCGCGCCGCCTATCCACTCCCATAATACTCGGTTCCCAG ATGGGGATTTGTTTTCGGAAGTCGGAGACATCACGCCGGCATTACCGCCCAAACAATCCGCATCTTCGACACCAACGGGATCGATCGTCATACCCAGGCCACCGTCGCGCAGAGGAGAAGGTCCCTCGCCGCGCGGCAGAATGTCGCCCGCGACAATATCGCGCGCCGACAGCGTCGCTAGTCTAGAATTTCGCACGGCTGGCGTGGGCGTGGGCTCCTCGCGGGGACCGTCCCCGCTCACGATCGGTCTGGCCGACACTATTCCACTGGCAGTGGCGTTCCACGAGATAGTGCATTCCTATTTCCGCGGCACGGACGAGACTCGTTGCCAGGTGAAGCTCAGTGGCGACATGATGTTGTCCTTTCCGGCCGGTATCGTTGCGGTACTGGCCAACAACCCTAATCCCGCCAAGTTGACTTTCCGCGTGAGAAACACCAATCGGCTGGAGAGACTGTTACCCAACAGCCAGCTCATCAGCAT GGACGCGACGCAGACTACCGTCGACAGTACAATCTTCGAATTCAATATGAGTGCCTTAACTACGTTGCTACGGCGGCAAGCTGAACAGAATCCCTCGGCCTCGTATTTCAATGTGGATATCCTCAAGTATCAGATCAAGTGCAAGGATGGCGCTGGCTCCTGTCCCTTCCAATTGGTCGCGTATTGGAAGTGCGAGACGACCCATACTGATCTCAAG ATcgattataaatacaatagtCGCGCCATGGCTTCAGCGAGTCCTTTATTGAATCTCCACGTGGCAGCGCCCATCGACGGCGGGTTCAAGTCGTTCAACAGTAAACCATCGGCACAGTGGTTACCCGAAACAAATCGCGTACTGTGGAAATTTACAGAGTTGTCGCAGCACAGCGAAGGCAACGGAGTCGGGTCTCTGAAGGCGCGGGTCGAACTTGAGCGCGGCCCGGGCAGTCAGGGCACGATATTTACCCAATTCAATTGTGAGGGGACCACATTGTCGGGCGTCGAATTCGAGCTCATAGGCTCGGGATACAGGTTGAGCTTGGTCAAGCGAAAATTCGTGTCGG